One stretch of Malus domestica chromosome 14, GDT2T_hap1 DNA includes these proteins:
- the LOC103424321 gene encoding uncharacterized protein codes for MDPIIHKHSWTFKEETENDGPPRFCKGCLEPVLGPHYTCDMCDVNIHQSCAELPREIHHPLHPKHPLILRNLDRPRHWGSKCGVCSQLYPQEWLLAYCCSECNFWIDIKCAFEWQNDGHEHIFTIMRRPIKFTCDVCGQGDDNIQYNSYICKICQLIVHRTCSWLPLQVKIPRHQHRLKLTWWFQDMYPKYQDFCDICAENMEENRAMYCFMNILVDDDDDDDDEPSTSRCPPANETNADDHEALQVEHFSHQHKLTLIDGQEVARQDDQDEGITCNGCMLPIMRGESYRSCTEQAIEKPCNFSLHINCAKLPRKRLLPLHEHELTLLPKASFVGGVFKCHMCESLSQGFSYSCGDCDFYLDLYCSSLYERKTILCDAHVHTLQFSRQLVSCSSCGTRDKNFCFRCISKRCDFRLCIPCVKLPLIVRYKYDNHPLRLTYASVKNDVLEYYCDICEGIRDRKHWFYSCPDCDFECHPDCIRGRYPQVKLGGSYKHDDHQHHVALVDKRKSAIPNDKRERLRPCPDCLNMCVGLVCECLECGINIHLEHEWAADNRGFLELLADLLKMFIPSNEPDNNSSRWRQGIHGTEFRVPKHV; via the exons ATGGATCCGATAATTCACAAGCATTCATGGACTTTCAAGGAAGAGACGGAGAATGATGGTCCACCGCGGTTCTGTAAGGGGTGCCTAGAACCAGTGCTTGGGCCTCACTACACTTGCGACATGTGTGACGTCAATATACATCAGTCATGTGCGGAGTTACCCCGTGAGATCCACCACCCGCTCCACCCCAAACACCCTCTTATTCTCAGAAACCTAGATCGGCCAAGGCACTGGGGCTCCAAATGTGGTGTGTGTAGCCAGTTATATCCACAAGAATGGTTACTTGCTTACTGTTGTTCCGAATGCAACTTCTGGATAGACATCAAATGTGCTTTCGAGTGGCAAAACGACGGTCATGAGCACATCTTCACCATTATGAGGAGGCCCATTAAATTCACTTGCGATGTCTGTGGCCAAGGGGATGACAATATTCAATACAACTCCTACATCTGTAAAATCTGCCAGCTCATTGTCCATCGCACATGCTCTTGGTTACCGCTCCAAGTCAAAATACCACGCCACCAACACCGCCTCAAGCTTACCTGGTGGTTCCAAGACATGTACCCCAAATACCAAGATTTCTGTGACATTTGCGCAGAAAACATGGAGGAAAACCGTGCTATGTATTGTT TCATGAACATCCTCgtcgatgatgatgatgatgatgatgatgaaccaTCCACATCCAGATGTCCCCCAGCCAATGAGACCAACGCTGATGATCATGAAGCCCTGCAGGTCGAGCACTTCAGTCATCAACACAAGTTAACCCTCATTGATGGCCAAGAGGTGGCAAGACAAGACGACCAAGATGAAGGAATTACTTGCAACGGTTGCATGCTACCCATCATGAGGGGTGAGTCTTATAGGTCATGCACAGAACAAGCAATAGAAAAGCCATGTAATTTCTCTCTCCACATAAATTGTGCTAAATTACCCCGAAAGAGGCTTCTCCCACTTCACGAACACGAGCTCACACTCCTTCCAAAGGCATCTTTTGTTGGTGGCGTGTTTAAGTGTCACATGTGCGAGTCCTTGAGCCAAGGTTTCTCGTACAGTTGTGGAGATTGCGACTTCTACCTGGACCTTTATTGCAGCAGTCTTTATGAGCGTAAGACGATCCTTTGTGATGCTCATGTTCACACCCTCCAGTTCAGCAGACAGCTCGTGTCCTGCAGCAGTTGTGGTACTCGTGATAAGAATTTCTGCTTCAGATGTATCAGTAAGAGATGCGACTTCCGTCTGTGTATTCCTTGTGTTAAATTACCTCTTATAGTCAGGTACAAATACGACAATCATCCTCTCAGACTCACTTATGCTAGTGTTAAAAATGACGTCCTTGAGTACTATTGTGACATATGCGAAGGAATACGAGATCGAAAACATTGGTTCTACTCCTGCCCGGATTGTGACTTTGAATGTCATCCTGATTGCATTCGAGGGAGGTATCCGCAAGTCAAGTTAGGGGGCTCTTACAAGCATGATGATCACCAGCACCATGTCGCTCTTGTTGATAAGAGAAAAAGCGCGATTCCTAATGATAAGAGAGAGCGCTTACGTCCGTGTCCCGACTGTCTTAACATGTGCGTAGGATTGGTTTGTGAATGTTTGGAGTGTGGTATTAATATACACCTGGAGCACGAGTGGGCGGCGGATAATAGGGGATTTCTCGAGTTGTTGGCTGACTTGCTTAAGATGTTCATTCCTTCTAATGAGCCCGATAATAATAGCAGTAGATGGCGTCAGGGTATTCACGGTACAGAGTTCAGGGTACCAAAACATGTTTAG